The following are encoded together in the Chiloscyllium plagiosum isolate BGI_BamShark_2017 chromosome 46, ASM401019v2, whole genome shotgun sequence genome:
- the LOC122544117 gene encoding probable G-protein coupled receptor 139, with amino-acid sequence MTINMHAQGRLENCRTRLFSPLEANQNYQSPSGMDLQLFLFLMSIQEHYYFVLACIGIPANFVTIIILCRGNCGLSNSVTLYLVAMALSDLLVLAFCVIFGQLAYYHVKSLIYFLTQVCAFNKFLMSAFMDCSVWSTVVFTFDRFVAICHQGFKPKYCTWRTAVNVLATIWVVSILRSIPEYFKYEPIVAIDGQGRGCRERLVFGHLLEWSIYDWLNHFLTPLFPYLLILLLNCLTVKHILLASLARRRLVHQASAASSDEEMKSRRKSIVLLFAISAAFILLWLPTVIYFILDRVANLYYNPANFTHPLAIFYQCSIMLKLLSSCVNTFIYALTQTRFRKELWNGLTFPFTLLVRVSKMAKGSG; translated from the exons ATGACTATAAACATGCACGCCCAGGGCAGGCTCGAAAACTGCCGCACTCGCTTATTTTCTCCACTCGAAGCCAATCAGAACTATCAATCTCCATCAGGAATGGATCTCCAGCTGTTCTTGTTCCTGATGAGTATTCAGGAACACTATTACTTTGTACTTGCATGTATTGGCATTCCAG CAAATTTTGTGACTATTATAATCCTGTGTCGAGGCAATTGTGGGCTTTCCAATTCAGTAACTCTGTATCTGGTAGCCATGGCTCTCTCGGATCTTCTCGTTCTCGCATTCTGCGTGATTTTTGGTCAACTGGCGTATTACCACGTGAAGTCTTTGATCTATTTTCTTACCCAAGTGTGTGCCTTCAACAAGTTCCTGATGTCTGCTTTCatggactgctctgtctggtccACTGTTGTTTTCACGTTTGATCGCTTTGTCGCCATATGCCACCAGGGGTTCAAACCGAAATATTGCACATGGAGGACGGCAGTCAACGTCCTTGCTACCATCTGGGTGGTGAGCATCTTGAGGAGTATTCCAGAATACTTCAAATACGAGCCCATCGTCGCTatagatggacaagggagaggcTGTAGGGAACGATTGGTCTTTGGACATTTATTGGAATGGTCCATCTACGACTGGCTGAACCACTTTCTCACACCACTCTTTCCATATCTCCTCATACTCCTCCTCAACTGTCTCACCGTCAAACACATCCTGCTCGCTAGCTTGGCCCGAAGAAGACTCGTACACCAGGCCAGCGCTGCCAGCAGTGATGAGGAGATGAAAAGCCGAAGGAAATCAATTGTTTTACTCTTCGCCATATCAGCTGCGTTCATACTGCTGTGGCTACCCACTGTCATCTACTTCATCTTGGACCGAGTTGCTAATCTTTACTACAACCCGGCTAACTTCACCCACCCGTTAGCGATTTTCTACCAGTGTAGCATCATGTTGAAGCTGTTGAGTTCCTGTGTTAATACTTTCATCTATGCTCTGACCCAGACTAGGTTTCGGAAGGAGCTATGGAACGGGCTgacctttccttttaccctgttGGTTCGCGTATCTAAGATGGCGAAGGGATCGGGCTAA